The uncultured Roseibium sp. genome contains a region encoding:
- a CDS encoding DUF2182 domain-containing protein — MKQGAERIVAVDDNGFLTPEDRRTPVSEEILMRGWPLVMACLTVLVLMGWAYLGVMVADMISVMDMTEAGPGMGLFNLFNQYAGLPEEARVAIAALCLPTSAATFGMPAAVWGAADLLKVYLMWLMMALAMMLPTALPMLRAYIREKNGTIGSSAGASKNTLLVAVGYLLVWAAYALVATLAQWGLTAANAVSPMMAPLSLAVSASVLIAAGIYQFTPAKWACLNRCWYPHWAFLGKSGAFGALREGVVQGLACLGCCWAVMAVMFAVGVMNIVWIAMLGAIMAIEKTFPSFWFPKVIGIFCLAWGGALAAAMLS, encoded by the coding sequence ATGAAACAGGGAGCGGAGCGGATAGTGGCCGTGGATGACAACGGGTTTTTAACTCCGGAAGATCGCCGCACTCCGGTGAGTGAGGAGATACTGATGCGCGGCTGGCCGCTGGTAATGGCCTGCCTGACGGTGCTCGTCCTCATGGGATGGGCCTATCTCGGTGTCATGGTCGCCGACATGATCTCCGTTATGGATATGACGGAAGCCGGTCCGGGCATGGGGCTTTTCAACCTGTTCAATCAATATGCCGGTCTGCCGGAGGAGGCGCGCGTGGCCATTGCTGCCTTGTGCCTGCCGACATCGGCCGCGACCTTCGGGATGCCTGCCGCCGTCTGGGGCGCTGCCGATCTTTTGAAGGTCTATCTGATGTGGCTGATGATGGCCCTTGCGATGATGCTGCCTACCGCGCTGCCCATGTTGCGGGCCTATATCCGCGAGAAGAACGGAACGATTGGCAGCAGCGCAGGCGCGTCGAAGAACACGCTGCTGGTCGCGGTCGGTTATCTGCTCGTCTGGGCCGCCTATGCTCTGGTCGCCACGCTTGCCCAATGGGGGCTGACGGCCGCAAATGCCGTTTCGCCGATGATGGCCCCCCTCAGTCTTGCGGTTTCTGCGAGCGTGTTGATCGCCGCCGGCATTTATCAGTTCACGCCCGCCAAATGGGCTTGCCTGAACCGCTGCTGGTATCCGCATTGGGCCTTTCTGGGAAAAAGTGGCGCCTTCGGTGCCCTGCGCGAAGGTGTCGTCCAGGGACTTGCCTGCCTCGGCTGCTGCTGGGCCGTGATGGCCGTCATGTTTGCCGTTGGTGTCATGAACATCGTCTGGATCGCGATGCTTGGTGCCATCATGGCAATCGAGAAGACTTTCCCGAGTTTCTGGTTTCCAAAGGTCATCGGCATTTTCTGTCTTGCCTGGGGCGGAGCGTTGGCTGCGGCCATGCTGAGCTAA